A single genomic interval of Pirellulales bacterium harbors:
- a CDS encoding helix-turn-helix domain-containing protein encodes MTTQSVKSLAMRPREAAKALGISSRTLWGLSAPRGPIPCLRVGRGKRQSVLYPIADLQAWLSQQTGSAKEVEV; translated from the coding sequence ATGACAACTCAATCTGTTAAATCTCTGGCCATGAGGCCGCGCGAAGCGGCAAAAGCCTTGGGCATTTCCTCCCGGACTTTGTGGGGGCTATCGGCCCCGCGCGGTCCGATCCCCTGCTTGCGCGTCGGCCGCGGTAAGAGGCAGTCCGTGCTGTACCCAATTGCCGACCTGCAAGCCTGGCTAAGTCAGCAGACCGGGTCGGCCAAGGAGGTGGAGGTATGA